One stretch of Campylobacter sp. CCS1377 DNA includes these proteins:
- a CDS encoding MlaD family protein — translation MENRANYFFVGFFVFGVFFAGIFFVMWMSGFSQKQEFEYYQIYTQESVAGLGIKAPVRFLGVEIGSVEEINIDTKEGIGVSILIKVKKGTPIKEDTYANLQFQGITGLKFIQLQGGSNEAPFLKTSDKNIATIKIKESFLSTFDRQSGKLFSLVETADNKTKVLLSDQNLKNLSIALENLASVSKTLNKDTKVMTQKIINASEDISKMAKAIEKTANYEKFNQTLDSIEKSANAINNLSQKISTKFDEYDEIKYDLGVNLELLRRLLVQSNEFIRNLEQSPSDLLFKKSSKNPAPGEKR, via the coding sequence ATGGAGAATAGGGCGAATTATTTTTTTGTAGGATTTTTTGTTTTTGGAGTGTTTTTTGCAGGCATTTTTTTTGTGATGTGGATGAGTGGCTTTTCTCAAAAACAAGAATTTGAGTATTATCAAATTTACACTCAAGAATCCGTCGCAGGACTCGGGATTAAAGCTCCGGTAAGGTTTTTGGGGGTGGAGATTGGTAGTGTTGAAGAGATCAATATCGACACTAAAGAAGGTATAGGTGTGAGTATTTTAATCAAAGTCAAAAAAGGAACGCCTATCAAAGAAGATACTTATGCAAATTTACAATTTCAAGGCATTACGGGGCTTAAATTCATACAATTACAAGGCGGGAGCAATGAAGCACCTTTTTTGAAAACAAGTGATAAAAATATCGCTACCATTAAAATCAAAGAAAGTTTTTTAAGCACTTTTGATAGGCAAAGTGGCAAACTTTTTTCTTTAGTTGAAACTGCTGATAATAAAACAAAAGTTTTACTAAGTGATCAAAATTTGAAAAATCTTTCCATTGCACTTGAAAATTTGGCAAGTGTGAGTAAGACTTTAAATAAAGATACTAAAGTAATGACGCAAAAAATCATCAACGCCAGTGAAGATATCAGCAAAATGGCAAAAGCAATCGAAAAAACAGCAAATTACGAAAAATTCAATCAAACTTTAGATTCTATCGAAAAAAGTGCCAATGCTATTAATAATCTTTCACAAAAGATTTCAACCAAATTTGATGAATATGATGAAATTAAATACGATTTAGGTGTAAATTTAGAGCTTTTACGAAGGCTTTTGGTGCAAAGCAATGAATTTATTAGAAATCTTGAGCAAAGTCCTTCGGATTTGCTTTTTAAAAAAAGTTCTAAAAACCCAGCTCCAGGAGAGAAAAGATGA
- the rpsM gene encoding 30S ribosomal protein S13, with translation MARIAGVDLPKKKRIEYGLTYIYGIGLFTSRKILDKTGISYDKRVHELSEDEAAAIRKEIQENYMVEGDLRKQVAMDIKALMDLGSFRGLRHRKGLPVRGQKTKTNARTRKGKRKTVGAKS, from the coding sequence ATGGCTCGTATTGCAGGTGTGGATTTACCAAAGAAAAAAAGAATTGAATATGGACTCACCTATATCTATGGTATAGGACTTTTTACTTCAAGAAAAATCTTAGACAAAACAGGCATTTCTTATGATAAAAGAGTGCATGAGTTAAGCGAAGATGAAGCAGCAGCTATCAGAAAAGAAATCCAAGAAAACTATATGGTTGAAGGGGATTTAAGAAAGCAAGTTGCTATGGATATCAAAGCACTTATGGATTTAGGAAGCTTTAGAGGCTTAAGACACAGAAAAGGCTTACCAGTTCGCGGACAAAAAACAAAAACAAACGCAAGAACTAGAAAAGGTAAGAGAAAAACTGTTGGTGCAAAATCATAA
- a CDS encoding YkgJ family cysteine cluster protein: protein MKNEIFPCSSCGICCKNIGKVDELKEFNNNGVCVNLQNDNTCKIYHNRPLVCRVDELYEKYFSKQMSKIDFYNENIKICNSLQEKFNIEKKYRINFLNKEN, encoded by the coding sequence ATGAAAAATGAAATTTTTCCTTGCTCATCTTGTGGAATATGTTGTAAAAATATAGGCAAAGTAGATGAGTTAAAGGAATTTAATAATAATGGCGTATGTGTAAATTTGCAAAATGATAATACTTGCAAAATTTATCATAATCGTCCTTTGGTTTGTAGAGTGGATGAATTGTATGAAAAATACTTTTCTAAACAAATGAGTAAAATTGATTTTTATAATGAAAATATAAAAATCTGCAACTCATTACAAGAAAAATTTAATATAGAGAAAAAATATAGAATTAATTTTTTAAATAAGGAGAATTAA
- the rpsD gene encoding 30S ribosomal protein S4 yields the protein MARYRGPVEKLERRFGVSLALKGERRLAGKSALDKRPYAPGQHGARKGKISEYGLQLREKQKAKFMYGVSEKQFRRLFAEAARKDGNTGVLLIQLLEQRLDNVVYRMGFATTRRFARQLVTHGHILVNGKRVDIPSFRVEAGAKIEVIEKSKNNPQITRAIELTAQTGIVAWVDVEKDKRFGIFTRKPEREEVVIPVEERFIVELYSK from the coding sequence ATGGCAAGATATAGAGGACCAGTAGAAAAATTAGAAAGACGCTTTGGTGTTAGCTTGGCATTAAAAGGAGAAAGAAGGCTAGCAGGAAAAAGCGCACTTGACAAACGCCCTTATGCACCAGGACAACACGGAGCAAGAAAAGGTAAAATCAGTGAGTATGGACTTCAATTAAGAGAAAAACAAAAAGCTAAATTTATGTATGGCGTGAGCGAAAAACAATTTAGAAGACTTTTTGCAGAAGCTGCTAGAAAAGATGGAAATACAGGGGTTTTACTCATCCAACTTTTAGAGCAAAGACTTGATAATGTAGTTTATAGAATGGGCTTTGCTACTACTCGTCGTTTTGCAAGACAACTTGTAACTCATGGACACATTTTAGTTAATGGAAAAAGAGTGGATATCCCTAGCTTTAGAGTAGAAGCTGGTGCGAAAATTGAAGTGATAGAAAAAAGCAAAAATAATCCTCAAATTACAAGAGCAATCGAACTTACTGCGCAAACTGGAATCGTTGCTTGGGTAGATGTGGAAAAAGATAAAAGATTTGGAATTTTCACCAGAAAACCTGAAAGAGAAGAAGTTGTCATTCCAGTAGAGGAAAGATTTATCGTTGAGCTTTATTCTAAATAA
- the rpsK gene encoding 30S ribosomal protein S11, whose translation MAKRKIVKKKVVKKNIAKGIVYISATFNNTMVTVTDEMGNAIAWSSAGGLGFKGSKKSTPYAAQQAVEDALNKAKEHGIKEVGIKVQGPGSGRETAVKSVGAMEGIKVTFLKDITPLAHNGCRPPKRRRV comes from the coding sequence ATGGCAAAAAGAAAAATTGTAAAGAAAAAAGTAGTTAAAAAAAATATAGCAAAGGGTATTGTTTATATTAGTGCGACTTTTAACAATACCATGGTAACAGTTACAGATGAAATGGGAAATGCTATCGCTTGGAGTAGTGCAGGTGGTTTAGGATTTAAAGGTTCTAAAAAATCAACTCCTTATGCAGCACAACAAGCAGTAGAAGATGCTTTAAATAAAGCAAAAGAACACGGAATTAAAGAAGTAGGCATTAAAGTGCAAGGACCAGGAAGCGGCAGAGAAACCGCTGTAAAAAGCGTAGGTGCTATGGAAGGAATCAAAGTAACTTTCTTGAAAGATATTACTCCATTAGCTCATAATGGTTGCAGACCGCCTAAGCGTCGTCGTGTCTAA
- the rpmJ gene encoding 50S ribosomal protein L36: MKVRPSVKKMCDKCKVVRRKGVVRIICENPKHKQRQG, from the coding sequence ATGAAAGTGAGACCATCGGTTAAAAAGATGTGCGACAAGTGCAAAGTAGTTCGCCGTAAAGGCGTAGTTCGCATTATTTGCGAAAATCCAAAACATAAACAAAGACAAGGATAA
- a CDS encoding DUF3944 domain-containing protein, producing the protein MAYKFDIDLEFLRELKNEELNDLVSIITHDKDGSARWTELLSVSELYKTHYPNHQKYLNLILEEIQKFGGNSLANVFRGSGILYKEILCDVADKYKVNYNRKADTELIETNLFMKILETSLDKMSQEDIKTISQELDLRLTNFDKQALMASLQILIKQSLIIPFVINRTILMGIGCIPPIITGGSILAGTALGRVVTIFTGPIGWAITGAWTAIDLAGPAYRVTMPLVIQIAFLRQLYKAKPKGININSIVGGFEKIKNNEK; encoded by the coding sequence ATGGCTTATAAATTTGATATAGATTTAGAGTTTTTAAGGGAATTAAAAAATGAAGAATTAAATGATTTGGTAAGTATAATTACACATGATAAAGATGGTTCTGCAAGATGGACAGAACTTTTAAGTGTTAGTGAGCTTTATAAAACACATTATCCAAATCATCAAAAATATTTAAATCTTATCTTGGAAGAAATTCAAAAATTTGGTGGAAATAGTCTTGCAAATGTTTTTAGAGGGAGTGGGATTTTATACAAAGAAATTTTGTGTGATGTGGCTGATAAATATAAGGTCAATTACAACAGAAAAGCCGATACTGAACTCATAGAAACAAATCTTTTTATGAAGATTTTAGAAACTTCTTTAGATAAAATGAGTCAAGAGGATATAAAAACAATCTCTCAAGAATTAGACTTAAGGCTAACCAATTTTGACAAACAAGCTTTAATGGCAAGTTTGCAAATTTTAATAAAACAAAGTCTAATAATACCTTTTGTGATAAATAGAACTATTCTTATGGGTATAGGTTGCATACCACCTATAATTACTGGCGGTTCCATTCTTGCTGGTACTGCACTAGGGCGTGTTGTTACTATATTCACAGGTCCTATAGGTTGGGCGATTACTGGAGCTTGGACTGCTATAGATTTAGCAGGTCCTGCTTATAGGGTAACAATGCCTTTAGTGATACAAATAGCTTTTTTAAGACAATTATACAAAGCAAAACCCAAAGGCATTAATATTAATTCAATAGTAGGAGGTTTTGAAAAAATCAAAAATAATGAAAAATGA
- a CDS encoding YafY family protein yields the protein MAHDKLAVRLAQILMRFNDGGSFSLEELASEFNVDIRTIQRDLNQRLSFMPIKKENGRYFLESFALGKLSFKDIQNFAMLSGIRELYPKLDERFVTDLLSSKINGIFMVKNDGFEKIDYESFEKISVAILKNFIITFTYKEKQREVKPYKLINYQGIWYLIADENNKLKHFSVSKIKDLSTTSKSFILKKEFINQILNDKNIWLDDSKEAIIRLSKSAKEYFFRKNILHNFEFIDEDEQSYTLKVYFSYDDELLNVVKQWIPYIRILKPINLKSKLEMILKDYLQN from the coding sequence ATGGCACACGATAAACTTGCAGTGCGTTTAGCACAAATTTTAATGCGTTTTAATGATGGAGGAAGCTTTAGTTTAGAAGAGTTAGCAAGTGAGTTTAATGTGGACATTAGAACCATACAAAGAGATTTAAACCAAAGGCTTTCCTTTATGCCTATTAAAAAAGAAAATGGAAGGTATTTTTTAGAATCTTTTGCACTCGGCAAGCTTAGTTTTAAAGATATACAAAATTTTGCTATGCTAAGTGGCATTAGAGAGCTTTATCCTAAGCTTGATGAACGCTTTGTAACGGATTTGCTAAGTTCTAAGATAAATGGCATTTTTATGGTAAAAAATGATGGTTTTGAAAAGATTGATTATGAAAGTTTTGAAAAAATCAGCGTGGCTATTTTAAAAAATTTTATAATCACTTTTACTTATAAAGAGAAGCAAAGGGAGGTTAAGCCCTATAAACTTATAAACTATCAAGGAATTTGGTATTTAATAGCTGATGAAAACAATAAATTAAAACATTTTAGTGTAAGCAAAATTAAAGATTTATCCACTACTTCAAAAAGCTTTATTCTAAAAAAAGAATTTATAAATCAAATTTTAAATGATAAAAATATCTGGCTAGATGATAGCAAAGAAGCCATTATAAGGCTTAGCAAAAGTGCCAAGGAGTATTTTTTTAGAAAAAATATTTTGCACAATTTTGAATTTATCGATGAAGATGAGCAAAGTTATACTTTAAAAGTGTATTTTTCCTATGATGATGAACTCTTAAATGTGGTAAAACAATGGATACCTTATATAAGAATTCTAAAACCGATAAATTTAAAATCAAAACTTGAAATGATTTTAAAAGATTATTTGCAAAATTAA
- the infA gene encoding translation initiation factor IF-1: MAKDDVIEIDGTVVEALPNATFKVELDNKHVILCHIAGKMRMHYIRIMPGDKVKVELTPYSLDKGRITFRYK, translated from the coding sequence TTGGCTAAAGACGATGTTATTGAAATAGATGGCACCGTTGTTGAGGCTTTGCCTAATGCAACTTTTAAGGTGGAACTTGATAACAAGCATGTGATTTTGTGCCATATTGCAGGTAAAATGCGTATGCATTATATTAGAATAATGCCAGGTGATAAAGTGAAGGTGGAGCTTACACCTTACAGCTTAGATAAGGGACGCATTACTTTTAGATATAAATAA
- a CDS encoding ABC-type transport auxiliary lipoprotein family protein, with translation MRKILLCIFALFLSACSFSQKEINPPSVKFILNSDELLATETLTQTHYKIKILMPQSPLYLQSNQIYYLKKNELNSYAFHMWESPLTMSYYSFMTHKLQNSGIFEAVINKNSLISPDYILESRMDNFEQVFDDNDNFVWLKMSVSLIRAQDKTLLGQRFFDYRTEVDNQNIQSVVAAFDKTLNSLSNDLVVWISELLKKE, from the coding sequence ATGAGAAAAATTTTACTTTGTATTTTTGCACTTTTTTTAAGTGCTTGTTCTTTTAGTCAAAAAGAAATCAATCCTCCTTCGGTTAAATTCATTTTAAATTCTGATGAACTTTTGGCTACAGAAACTTTGACTCAAACCCATTATAAAATTAAAATTTTGATGCCACAAAGTCCACTTTATTTACAAAGCAATCAAATATATTATCTCAAAAAGAACGAACTTAACAGCTATGCATTTCATATGTGGGAAAGCCCGCTTACTATGAGTTATTATTCATTTATGACGCATAAACTGCAAAATAGCGGTATTTTTGAAGCGGTGATTAATAAAAACAGTTTAATTTCGCCAGATTATATCCTAGAAAGCAGAATGGATAATTTTGAACAAGTATTTGATGATAATGATAATTTTGTGTGGCTTAAAATGAGCGTGAGTTTGATAAGGGCGCAAGATAAGACTTTGCTTGGACAGAGATTTTTTGATTATAGAACCGAGGTGGATAATCAAAATATACAAAGTGTTGTTGCTGCCTTTGATAAAACCTTAAATTCTTTGAGCAATGATCTTGTGGTTTGGATTAGTGAGCTTTTAAAAAAGGAATGA
- a CDS encoding flagellar FLiS export co-chaperone has translation MSKELKILEQHLGKVQAVGEFKASQICTQINDANDFIGALQVLDLALRKIHTSISTYDTNLDESQKGTLDANISQLIQNCSFMGTALFDNAFNVYVGQKLFEFEISNPLLILQKYGYEGVLAYVEDKREELKGILGELASIIAMGIDTDFANALNSTNDLKKIFY, from the coding sequence ATGAGTAAAGAATTAAAAATTTTAGAGCAGCATTTGGGAAAAGTGCAGGCTGTGGGTGAATTTAAGGCGAGTCAAATTTGTACGCAAATCAATGATGCGAATGATTTTATCGGAGCTTTGCAAGTTTTAGATCTTGCTTTAAGGAAAATTCATACAAGTATTAGCACATATGATACGAATTTAGATGAAAGTCAAAAAGGCACTTTGGATGCAAATATATCGCAGCTCATACAAAATTGTTCTTTTATGGGCACGGCACTTTTTGATAATGCTTTTAATGTCTATGTAGGGCAAAAACTTTTTGAATTTGAAATTTCAAATCCGCTTTTAATACTGCAAAAATATGGCTACGAAGGTGTTTTGGCTTATGTTGAAGATAAAAGAGAGGAGCTTAAAGGCATTTTAGGCGAGCTAGCAAGCATCATTGCGATGGGGATTGATACTGATTTTGCTAATGCTTTAAATTCTACAAACGATCTTAAAAAAATCTTTTATTAA